The following proteins are co-located in the Salvelinus fontinalis isolate EN_2023a chromosome 41, ASM2944872v1, whole genome shotgun sequence genome:
- the LOC129840314 gene encoding kalirin-like, whose amino-acid sequence MFSLESVASRSSSQLTVQDVLSGIGGLSSYWTTIFFGNVNKILSLPLSLPLTYLLPPLSLPSLPPSSIPLSLPLSIPLSHHPYLPITPSLSPEPSPVGSEVRSDSVASLQSQTSLGSGPGGVSVSSSGGVSIGSPGVNVGSPGPKRSGSGTGNTLKRWLTSPVRRLSQGKADSQGKKPPLRTRRRDNRPELVTPLTANTHLKGKSREDSVQSGGEEELEEEPHTPLPPPMEIIKDSNDPEDSEGSNQSDTEQKNKAMRGRMFVVNEMVQTEKDYVKDLGVIVEGFMSRLEVKGIPEDMRGKDLIVFGNIHQIYDWHQEFFLVELEKCLQDHDRLAELFIKHERRLHMYVVYCQNKPRSEFVVAEYETFFEEVQREISCRMSISDFLIKPIQRITKYQLLLKDFLKYTSKAGMHCEEIERAVDLMSLVPKRCNDMMNLGRLQGYEGKLTSQGKLLQQETFCVWEQDGGVLSRSKDRRVFLFEQIIIFSELLRKGSSPPGYQYKKSIKVSYLAMQECVEGDPCKFVLSSRGSAERFTLQAASPSVKQLWVSHITELLDTQSNFLSALQSPIEYQRKEGGGTNLLTRPPSGFGPKASGRPPSVPPTPNGHNTHTQADGEAQDDELVLVIQDFSAVREDEITVLRGERVQILASNQHGQCLVYRPANTESPPAEGWVPRSVLFNH is encoded by the exons AATTGGAGGCCTGTCATCTTACTGGACAACAATATTCTTTGGAAATGTAAACAagattctctctcttcctctctcccttcccctcaccTACctcctacctcccctctctctcccttctctgcctccctcttccatccctctctcacttcctctctccatccctctctcccaccatccctaccttcctatcactccctctctttctccagagCCCAGCCCTGTAGGTTCAGAGGTCAGATCAGACTCTGTAGCGTCTCTCCAGTCCCAGACGTCCCTGGGCTCCGGTCCTGGCGGTGTGTCCGTCAGTTCCTCCGGTGGAGTGTCTATTGGTTCTCCTGGTGTGAATGTGGGCTCCCCGGGGCCCAAGCGGAGTGGTTCCGGTACCGGGAACACGTTGAAGCGCTGGCTGACCAGCCCAGTGAGGAGATTGAGCCAGGGCAAAGCCGACAGCCAGGGGAAAAAACCTCCACTACGCACCAGGAGACGAGACAACCGGCCCGAGCTAGTCACGCCGCTCACCGCTAACACACACCTG AAGGGGAAGAGCCGTGAAGACTCTGtccagagtggaggagaggaggagctggaggaggagcCACACACGCCCCTCCCACCTCCCATGGAGATCATTAAAGATAGCAACGACCCTGAGGACTCAGAGGGCTCCAACCAGTCAGACACAGAGCAGAAGAACAAAGCCATGAGAGGCCGCAT gtttGTGGTTAATGAAATGGTGCAGACTGAGAAGGATTATGTGAAAGACCTTGGTGTCATCGTGGAG gGGTTCATGTCGAGGTTGGAGGTGAAAGGGATTCCAGAGGACATGCGAGGGAAGGACCTGATAGTATTTGGTAACATCCATCAGATTTACGACTGGCACCagga GTTCTTCCTGGTTGAGTTGGAGAAATGTTTGCAGGACCACGACCGACTGGCAGAGCTCTTCATTAAACAT gagaGGAGGCTGCACATGTATGTGGTCTACTGCCAGAATAAGCCCAGGTCAGAGTTTGTCGTGGCGGAATATGAGACCTTCTTTGAG gaggtgcagagagagatcagctgtagaATGTCCATCAGTGACTTTCTCATCAAACCCATCCAGAGAATCACCAAGTACCAGCTACTGCTCAAG GATTTTCTGAAGTACACTTCTAAAGCAGGGATGCACTGTGAGGAGATCGAG AGAGCGGTGGATCTGATGTCTCTGGTACCCAAACGCTGTAATGACATGATGAACCTGGGACGCCTGCAGGGTTACGAG GGGAAGCTGACGAGCCAGGGCAAGCTGCTGCAGCAGGAGACCTTCTGTGTGTGGGAGCAGGACGGAGGAGTTCTTTCCCGCAGTAAAGACAGACGCGTCTTCCTCTTCGAGCAAATCATCATCTTCAGTGAGCTGCTCCGTAAAGGGTCCTCCCCACCTGGCTATCAGTACAAGAAGAGCATCAAG gtgagctACCTGGCCATGCAGGAGTGTGTGGAGGGGGACCCCTGTAAGTTTGTTCTGTCATCTCGGGGGTCCGCAGAGCGTTTCACCCTGCAGGCAGCCAGCCCCTCTGTCAAACAGCTGTGGGTCTCCCACATCACTGAGCTACTGGACACACAGAGCAACTTCCTGTCTG ctctgCAGTCTCCTATAGAGTACCAGAGGAAGGAGGGTGGGGGAACAAACCTCCTCACCCGACCCCCCTCGGGCTTCGGCCCCAAAGCATCGGGCCGACCCCCCTCTGTGCCCCCCACCCCTAacggacacaacacacacacacaggcagacggCGAGGCACAGGACGACGAG ctgGTGCTGGTGATCCAGGACTTCAGTGCGGTGCGTGAGGATGAGATCACGGTACTTCGTGGGGAACGGGTCCAGATTCTGGCATCCAACCAACATGGCCAGTGTCTGGTCTACCGACCGGCCAACACAGAGTCTCCACCTGCAGAGGGCTGGGTGCCGCGCAGCGTCCTGTTCAACCACTAA